A stretch of DNA from Parabacteroides pacaensis:
TTTTTCATACAAATGAAATTTATTTTTAATCCCATAATATAGAAAGTGAAGATTTGTTTTTCTGTTATTTCAAAGAATCTGCCAACTCCTAATAGATTTAGGTAATTCTTTTAATCAAGGATGTGTAAAGACGAGAAATTTATACTTTAAAGTTAGGAATCGAAAGCTAAACTTTATAACCTATTTTAAAATACCTCTTTAACCCATATAGATGAGTTGGAGAAAGAATTATGTAGGAAAATATACTTACAATTTCTAACTTTTTCGATATACCGTTCAACTTTTGGCACATCCTTGATAGATTAATTAGTCAATTATTCTCTTAATATACAGGAACTTCCAGGACAACTTTCTTTTGTCGTGCTACTTTGTCCGACTGGTATAAAACCCTTTTCACAGTCCAACGTTCCTGCACCAAGACAGCTAATATTCACTCCAGGTTGTACTTCCTTTATGTGATATGTATGGTCACAAGATATTGAGACTGATTCATCTTCTGTTATAATTTTATGAGCAAATCTTCTTTTATCTATACCTGGTCCAGTGCTAGTACCCGAACCACTACCACTACCCGAACCACTACCATCACCTGAACTATTCGTTTGTGCTAACACTTGAATCGATAAGGAATTATCTGATATACCATAATTGTTAGAAGCATAGATAAAATTCAGGCTAAGTGCCAGTGTTAATGCTCCTAACCCTACGAATGGTGATAAAAAATTGTTTTTTTTCATATTCTGTTGATTTAAATAATGATAAATATATTTATTTAGTAAAAGCTATTAGGATTATATACTTTTTGAATCCTTGTTGCTGCATGTATTCCCCTGCCCTTGATTAGTTACAAGGGCAGGGAACACGTAGTTTTTTTTAAGAGATCATATTCTTTCATGGAAAATTAATCTTTAAATTCATAAATGAATAAAACCGGGTTGCTATCATCTGTTATTTTGTTTCCAAGATTAATTATTTCTTCTATCAATTTTGGATGACTATTCTTTATTTTTTTTATTTTTTTGTCAGGATTGTCGACTATTTGCTTTGTTATATGTTTAATAAATGAAGGATCATTAATGTAACAAACAATTTTATTTGTATTTTCAACCGGAAAATAGAAAGTGAATGAGGATTTAATAAAAGGACCTAATTTGGAATTAAGTATTTGTTTATAACCAGTCAATACATCATTTTTTTTATCATATAGAAAAATGATTGCTGGATTGGTGTAAAACATCATATAACTATCATTGTTGACAACATTAGACATGGAAAATATGTATTCGTGTGTAAGACATTCCTCTGCTATCACTACTGCATCTTTTTCAGTTATAAATTGATCTGGAAATGAATGTTCCTTAAAATCTACCTGATATTTTTTTATAATTTCTCCACTTTTCAATTCGTATATGGAATTATCATAGCGCCGTGTGTATAAAATATTTTTTCCTCGACTAAGTGAATTACCATTTGCATAATAGTAATTTTTTATATTTAACGGTTTAAGCCCTTCATATTTTTTTCCTGTTTTTGTATCTAAAATATGAAGTTGATCGTTAGGATTTTCTAATACTACGTTTTCAAAATAGATATAATTGTTATCCATTGTTAGTCGTGAATAGAAGTTTTGATTACTTTCCTCCTTAATAAATGTACCTTCATAAGTAAAATACATTCGTTTTTCAGGAATAGAACACAAAACTATAATTTGCTTTTTTACAGGATCAATAGTAAAATCAGTAATTTGAACATATTCTCCAGGGCCTTCTCCTTTCCTATCTATTTTATTGAGATATTTTCCGTTTATATCAAACATCAGTATTTCTTGCAACTTCCAGCCATAAATAAACAGTATGTTATCATCCATGAATATTCTATTTATATTTGCTATAAGCGATTCATCGATAGTTTCCAGCACTACTATTTGCGGATCTTTGAAATAAGCTGTATCCTGGAAGGATTCTTTTATGGATGAAACGGCAATAGTTTTAACGTCCTTAGAATCTATCTCTGTTTTTTGAGCATTTTCTTTACAACTGAAGAATAAGATAGAAAATGCGCACATAGCTGTAATTATAAGTTCTTTTTTCATATATACTAATTTAAAATTTT
This window harbors:
- a CDS encoding 6-bladed beta-propeller encodes the protein MKKELIITAMCAFSILFFSCKENAQKTEIDSKDVKTIAVSSIKESFQDTAYFKDPQIVVLETIDESLIANINRIFMDDNILFIYGWKLQEILMFDINGKYLNKIDRKGEGPGEYVQITDFTIDPVKKQIIVLCSIPEKRMYFTYEGTFIKEESNQNFYSRLTMDNNYIYFENVVLENPNDQLHILDTKTGKKYEGLKPLNIKNYYYANGNSLSRGKNILYTRRYDNSIYELKSGEIIKKYQVDFKEHSFPDQFITEKDAVVIAEECLTHEYIFSMSNVVNNDSYMMFYTNPAIIFLYDKKNDVLTGYKQILNSKLGPFIKSSFTFYFPVENTNKIVCYINDPSFIKHITKQIVDNPDKKIKKIKNSHPKLIEEIINLGNKITDDSNPVLFIYEFKD